The Streptomyces sp. NBC_00569 genomic sequence CGCGGTGGGAGGGCGAGCCCGTCGTCCGCGAACCCGACCGGTGCACCGAATGGCGGTGGTGGCCGCTGACCGCGCTGCCCGAGCCGATTGTGGCGTACACCCGCGCCGCCCTGGAGAGCATGTCTCGCGGCGCGCTCTACACCGCGATGGGGTGGAGCTGACGCCTTGCCATCCACCGCTCGGCCGGGCCGCTCCCGCTGCGCCCGGCCGCCGCTCACCGCTGCTTCCTTGAGACCACCGCTTCTGGGAAGGACGTGCCTCTGCATGTTCACCACGCAAGACGACTGGGACCGCGGCTACGCGGACGGCCGCCGCTACCGTCCACTCAGCGACGGCGAACGGTCTCTGCTGGCCACGCATGCGCCGCCGCCTGCTGGTGGAAGGGCCCTCGACGTCGGATGCGGAACCGGCGAACTCGCGGCCCATCTGTCCACGCTCGGCTACGCCGTGGACGCCGTTGACTGGTCCAAGACCGCTCTGGCCGAGGCCACCGCCCGACACGGGAAAGCCGTCCGGTGGCTGACATGCGACGTCGAAAGCTTGGACTGGGAACCGCCGCACGCCCACAACTACGACTTGATCACCCTCCGGTTCGTCTACCCGTTCCTCAGCAACCGGGATCAGACCGTGCACGCGCTGGGGCGCCGCCTGCGTCCCGGTGGCGCACTCGTGGTCATCACGCCGCTCGCCGCCGACACCCCGGCCGAACGACGCGGCATCGCGCTCGGCGAAGACGAACTCGCCGAGCTCCAGCACCCCTGGCCGAACTCCGAGCGCCACGACACTGAAGGACTGGCCTTCGTGGTCCTGCGCGGCCCGCGCCGGACCGTGAGCACAGCACCACAGGCCACCTGCTCGCCGGCCGGTCCGCGACGCGTACCAGCCGACACCCGGAACTCCGATCCCGCCCAGACCAGCGCTCCCCGGAACCACCACTTCAACCTGCGCCGGCGCTACTACGACCAGGTGGAGTCGGGACGCAAGACGATCGAAGTCCGCGTCGCCACCGCCAAAAGAACCGGCATCAGGGTCGCTGACACGATCATCTTCCACGACCACGACCACGACCACGACCACGACCACGACCACGACGCTGGTCGTGAACTCGACGTCATCGTGAAGCGGATCACTCCATACGCCTCGTTCGACGACCTTCTCGCCGCGGAGGACTTGGCACGAGTGGATCCTGACGCCTCACGCGCGCAGCAGCTCGTCAACCTCCGCCGCATCTACCCGCCGGACAAAGAGGCCCTCGGCGCCCTGGCATTCGAGTTCGATCACCGACCTGGGCGGCCGGGCCACCCGCTCCCCATGACGCCTTCCGAGTACGTGCAGACAGTGCCTCACCACACGCTGTACGGCTGCCTGTACGTCCGCGACGAGCACGATCGGCCGGTACAGCTGCGCTCGGTGTACGGCAATCGGCTCTGGCAGTTTCCCGGAGGAGTTACCGACGCCCATGGTGAGGACCCCTTGGAGACCGCGCGTCGCGAAACAGTCGAGGAGACCGGGCTCGCACTTGGCCAGGGCACACCAGACCTGCTGCTGACGCACTATCAGCACCCTGGACCCCGCTTGCCCCTGGGCAGGATCGGCTTCATCTTCGACGGCGGTCGCCTCACTGCCGAACAGCTGAGCCGGATCCGCCTCGATCCGGCCGAGCACGACATGTGGGCCATCCACGATCTCGACGAGTGGCAGCGGCTGATGGGCGAGGTCTTCTTCGCCCGCCTGGACGCCATCGAGCGAGCGCGTCGCGGCCAGGGCCCGAACTACTACGTGAGCGGCCCATAGCTCCCGGCTCAAGCAGCCAACCCATTTACCAGTGAGGGGAGTTCCCGTGTCAGTTGAGGACCTCAATGCCGAAGCCTGGACCATCTACGGCCAACGCCAGCTCAACCGCGCGTTCATGCCACCAGTACCGGAGAAGCTGAACTGGACCCCGTGGGAGGGCATCGGCCCCGGGGCCGAACTCCTCGGCGAGATCGCTGGCAAAAGAGTGCTGGATATCGGCTCGGGGGCCGGCCATCACGCCGTGCACCTGGCGCGGGTCCACAGTGCGCGCATGACCGCGATCGAACAGTCGCCCACTCAGCACGAGCGTGCCGTCGGCACTCACGCCGGCGTCCACGGCGTCGAATTCGTCCAGGGTGACGTCGTCGACTACCTCCGCACCGCCGAGCCCTTCGACGCGGCATACGCCATCGGCACCCTGGCGTTCGCCGACCCTCACCGCGCCCTGCCCGCGCTGCGCCAGGGCCTATGCCCAGGCGCACCACTGATCCTCTCCCTCCTGCACACCGACCTGCACGACCGTGGCCCGTCCACGACGGTCGCGCCCCGGGAGCAGATGATCCCGCAGCGCGACCACCCGCCGCTGGCCACGCAGATGTGGGTACTGGCGCCCCAGCTGTGGGAAGACCTGCTCAGCGAATACGGCTTCCGAGTCGAGGCCATCGACCTGCTGCACCATCCCGACGACAGCGCGTCGGTCGTGCAGCAACTCATCCACGCGCGCCGCCTCGCCGACCGGCCCGCACGCATCTCCAGCCGCCCTCGCAGCACCCGGCCACCCGCACCGCACGCGGCCGTTGGCGTCGGCGCCGTCCTCTTCAGCGACCAGGGCGTACTACTGGGTCGCCACCGCCGCGGCACGCTCGAACTCCCCGGAGGCACCGTAGAGCCCGGGGAATCCTTCCAAGAGACGGCGGTCCGCGAACTCCGCGAGGAGACCGGACTGACCGCACGCCCGGACGACGTCACGCTCCTGGGCACCCTCGCCGACCACGTCGGTGACGTCCTGCGGGTCACCATCGCCGCTCTGGTCCATGCCTGGCAGGGCCAGCCGGACACCCAGCCTGACGAAAGCGTCGGCGACTGGGCCTGGTATCCCCTCGACCAGCTACCCGACGGACTGTTCGTATGCAGCGCCCAGATCCTCACCGCTTGGCGCCCCCACCTGCCCATCGACCACACTCCGGCACACTTCACACCCTTCGCGAGCGGCACGGCGCCCTCGTCCACAGCATCGAACCGCGGCGCATGACCTCGGCCACAGACTCGAGCCTGTGGCGGCACCGCGAATTCCGCCTGTACTGGACGGGCCAGGCCAGCGATGTCCTCGGCTCCTCACTCAGTTCGGTGGCCATTCCGCTGGTAGCAGTGGTCACGCTGCATGCCACGACGTGGGAGGCCGCCATCCTCGCGGCCGTCCAGAAGACGCCGCCCCTGTTGTTCTCCCTGCCCGCCGGCGCGTGGTGCGACCGCGTCAAAAGCGCCCCCTGATGGTGGCCACCAGCCTGGTTTGTGCGGCGGGGACGGGGTCCATTCCGCTGGCAGCGGCTTACGACAGGCTGACGCTGATACAGCTGTGGCTGGTGGCCTTCGTGGTCGGCTCCTGCCACGTCCTGGGCATGGCGGCGAGCCTGTCCTACATCCCCCATCTCCTGCCGCCGCACCGACTCCTGGAAGCCAACGCCAAACTGGCCAGCGCCAACACCCTGTCCGACATCGGCGGCCCCGCCCTCGCCGGCGCGTTGATCGGCGTGATCGGTGCCGCCCGCGCGGTCGCCGCTGACGCCGTTTCCTACCTCGTCACCGCCTGGTGCACGCTGCGCATCCACAGCTCCGAGGCCGGCCCAAGACCACGCACCACAACGCCGTCACTGCGCGGTGAGATCCGGGCCGGCCTCGCCTACACCTGGCGCCATCCCGTCATCGGCCCCCTCGTGACCACGAACGCGATCACCTCAACGGTCCTGGCCGGCACCAGCGCGATCTGGGTCGTCTACCTGGTCCGCGAACTGCACTGGTCGTCACAGGTGTTCGCCCTCGTCATGAGCATCGGGGCGAGCGGCGGATTCCTCGCCTCCCTCACCACAGTGCGCCTCACCGCGCGCTATGGAGCGGGATCCGTCATGATCAGCGCACTGACCCTGGCACCGGCCAGCCAACTACCGCTCCTGCTGGCCCACCCCGGCCCTACCGGACAGCTGGTCTTCGGTTGCGGTCTGTTCGCGCAGCTCTAAGACGCTGTCCTACATGGTGAGTGTGAGGAGCCGTTTGTAACAGCAGAGGGCTGCGGCAAGGCCGAGAAAGGCCAGGTAGTTGGCGGGTTGGCGCTCGTAACGGGGGCTGAGTCTGCGGTAGCCCGTCAGCCACGACATTGTCCGCTCGATCACCCACCTGCGGCGCCCTAATCGTTCGCTGGACTCGACACCCTTGCGGGCGATGCGGACCCCGATGTGCTTGCCCTAGAGCCATCGCCGCAGGTGAGGTATGTCGTAGGCCTTGTCGGCGTGAAGGCGTTGAGGCTTGAAGTAGCGTCCGCGGTAGCGGTCATGTCTCGTTTGGTGACCCTCGACCATGGGTTTCAGCGCGAGGCTGTCGTGGACGTTGGCGGCGGAGAGGCCGACGATGAGGGGCAGTCCGTTCGCGTCCGACAGGACGTGCATCTTGGAACCCTGCTTGCCCCGGTCCACGGGGCTCGGACCTGTGTGTTCGCCCCCTTTTTTGCCCGCACGTGCGCGGAGTCCAGCACGACACGGGAGACATCGACGAGGCCGGCATCGTCCAGCCGGTGCACAACCGCCTCATGCAGACGCCCCCACACACCAGCTCTCGACCAGATCATGAACCGCCGGTGCACCGTCGACTTCGACACCCCAAAACAGGGCGGCAATGCCCGCCAGGCGCAACCGCTTACCAGTACGTAGATGATCGCGGCGAACAGCGTCTCATCAGGCGTGTTCTGCTTTCCGCCACCCTGTGGCCGCACCCGATCCGCCGGAATCAACGGCCTGGCGATCTCCCACAGCCCGTCCGGAACAATCCAACTCCACGTCCCCTGCACCATGTTGAGGAGCACTACCCAGCCTCACCATGTAGGACACCGTCTAAGTGGCCGGGGAATTGGTGTTAGCACCATGACCACTTCGGAACGCCGGGCGGGGAAGTGGCGCCGGTTCTTGCCCTCTCGTCTACCCGTCCTCGCTCGCGGACGCATCACCGGTGTCAGCGAGCGCTGACGCAGTTACGAGGAGCCGCAAGCCGCCGCGGCGACTGCTCAGTAGAGCCCCACGGGGCAGGACTGCCTCTACTGGTGTGAAACGTCGTCCGCTCGGGTGTCTCATACAAGTCTGAGCACCGCAGGTCTGAGGCGTGGGGTACCCACACTTATCTGAGACAGGACAGCTGGCGGACCGCCACCGCCTCCGCTCCGTCCGCTGTGGGGCCTGTGTGGTCCCACAACTGCTGCTTCGACGATCTCGCGGTGCTCGCCGTGGCGGAGCGAGCGACGCACGCGATCCTGTCCCGCCGAAGCCACACCCGTCTCTGAGAAAGGTGACCCAGTGCACCGTATCGACGCCCTGCTGCGCGAGTACGACCGTGCCCGCGCCTACACCGACGACCTGTGGAAGGACCTCACACCAGACGAAGTGACCTGGCGACCGCATGAGAACTCCAGCGCCATCGGCTGGCACCTCGGACACCAAGCCCACGTCGCCCACTTCTTGGTCCGCAACCTCACCGCCGCCGAACCCAGCCCCGACCCCGAACTGGACGGGCTCATGGACTCGGCCAACCCGGAGAAATTCCGCGGCGCCCTGCCCACCGTCGAACGCCTCAACGCGTTCCGCGACACCGTCGCCGAACGCGTCCACGCCCGCATGCGCGACATCGCCTCTGGGAACGTCTCCGCACCGCAACAGCTCACCGTCGTCGGCGCTCACCTGCTCACCGCGCTCATCAACCACGAGTACCAGCACGACCAGTGGATCAGCGAAGTCCGCGCAGACAATCTCGGGCACCCGCTCCCACCCGACCCCAAGGCGGACCACGTCCGCCGCGTCGACGGCTACCTCCTCATCGACGGCCTGTAAGCAGCGAGTACAGGGAATCCGGGCCTGGCCAATGCAGTGCGCACACAGGCCAACCATGGTGCTCAGTCACGAGAGGATGTGACGAGCGCTGGATCTGTCGGATGAGCACTGGATCGGCCCAGCCGTGCATTTGAGTTGGCAGCGCAGGCTAGCGCCCGAGGTGGCTGACCTGGGCTGTCTGGCTGGATGCGGCACACGGGGCGCGTGGAGAGCTGCCTGTGGGTTGAGCCTCACCGGTCGGGGGAGGCGTGGTCGCGCCTGGTCGGGATCACTGACAGAGCTGTCCTCTGCTCCTGAACCGGCGGCGATGGCTCTGGTGCGAAGATTCATGTGGCGTCCCGGGCAGCGGCACCGGCCGGGGTCTCTTTGACCTGTACGTATGCGCTTTTGAGGTGCTCGGTGGCGATCCTCCACCGTACGTCCGACGTACCGCCTCGCACGTCGTGCTGTCGAGTTCGCACCGCCGCACGCTTGAGTGTGAGCGATGAGTTTGGGCTGCGGATCGGGTCTGCCCTGGCATGAGTCGAATCATCGCTGACATCTCGGTCTCTTTCGACGGCTTCGTCACCGGGCCCGACCCCAGCCCGGACGACGGTCTGGGCACTGGCGGCGAGGCCCTGCAGCTGCGGAGCGTGATCTCGACATCGATCGCGTCGCACCTGACCTACGACGTCTCCCGGTGATCCGATGACCACGGTCAACGTCAACGAGATCGCCCTGGGCATCGAGTCGTTCGGTGACGACGACGCGCCGCTCGTCCTGCTCGCGGGCGGGACGACGATGCTCTCCTGGCCCGACGCGCTGTGCGAGCGCCTCGCCGCCGGCGGGCGCCGTGTGGTGCGCTACGACCTACGCGACAGCGGGGAGTCGACGACGACGGATCCGCAGGCGCCCGCCTACACCCTCCGCGCCCTCGCCGCCGACGCGGTGGCCCTTGCTGACGCGCTCGGCGGGGGACCTGCGCACCTCGCCGGCATCGGCGTCGGCGGGATGGTGGCCCAGGTTGCGGTGCTTGACCATCCGGGCGCGTTCTCGGCGCTCACCCTGGTCGGCACCCGTGCGGTTGCTCCTGGCCCGCCCGACGATGACCTCCCCGGCCATGACCAGACGACGATGAGCCGGCTGTTCGCGCGTGCGATGCCTGATTGGACGGACCGCGAGGCGGTCGCGGAGTTCGCCGCCGTTGGCGCCGAGATCCGGGGCGACGACCCCATCGCCGCGCGCGCCATCGCTGCGCGCATCTGGGACCGCACGCCCGGCACCACACCCCCGGTCCAGATGGCCAACCAGATGGGCATGGTGTTTTCCAGGCTCGACTGCAAGCCGCGCTGGCGCGAGCGCCTGCCCGAGATCGAGGTCCCCACGCTCGTCGTCCACGGCCGCCGAGACCGGTTCTTCCCCGTCGGCAACGCCGAGGCGATCGCGCGCGAGATCCCCGGGGCACGGCTGCTCGTCCTCAAGGAGGCCGCCACTGCCATCCCCGATGCGGCGGTCGGCGAGGTCACCGAGGCGATGCTCACGCTCGGATAAAGGACGGCGACAAGCAGGACCGCCATCACTGCCTCGTCCATATCTGCCTTTTCGCCAAGATCCCACCCTAACGGCTTGGGCCCGCGATGCCGCCACGCGGACAGTGAGCATCGAAGTTGTCCAGCGGTGCCAAGTCCCGCGCTCGGTCTCAGTTATGACGGGGCGCGCTATCTGGCTTTTGAGCGGCCCGTCTCTCTCTTCTGCGCGTCCCAGTTGTCACTCTGAGCAGACATCCGCAGCCATACGACAGGATGCCGTTAATGATCGGCGCTAGCAGTGGTCTCAAGTGGAACAGCCTTCTGGCGCCAAGGGATGCCCTTGGTCGGCCTGTGTGGCCTGCTTGGGCGCCTGACGTGCTGTCAACCTCGGTGCAAGACGTGCCAGTTGACTGCCGAACTGTGGGTGTTTGTGAGTGATCGCTGACTGTCGGCCCTGCGCCTGCGGGGGCTGCGGAATCCGCTGGGGTGCGACGGGCAAGCCAGCCGCTTGACCGCAAGGGCAGAGGTGGCGTCCCGCCGCTATGTGGCGCACCAGTTTCCCATTCAGAGACTGGCCCCGGTCGACCGGCCAGGGTGGCTGATTTTGATCGATCATTCGTCAGCCCTTGACGTCCGTGTGACGGCAGAGCAACATCCTCCCGCACCTAGTGAGAGAGCTTCTCACTGTATGAGAAAGGTATGGGTATGCGAGTCGGGATTCTGGGCTTGGGCGAGGCGGGAGCGCTGTATGCGGCGGGGTTCGCGGAGCATGGCTGGGAGGTGGCCGGGTTCGATCCCGGTGACGTGCCGACCCCGGCGGGCGTGATCCGTGCGGCCTCGGCGGCCGAAGGGGTTCAGGACTGCGACCTGGTGCTCAGCCTCACGGGCGCCAGGGCCGCGTTGGCCGTCGCCCAGGACGCGGCCGAGCATTTGGGTGCGGCGACGGTGTATGCGGACATGAACGCGGGTGCACCGGAGCTGAAGAGGCAGATCGCCGGGGTCGTCGCCAGGGCCTCGTCGGCGGTGTTCGCGGACGTGTCCGTGATCGGGTCGGTACCGAAGTACCGTCACCGCACAGCCCTGGTGGCCAGCGGTCTCGGAGCCTCCGTGATCGCGGACTACTTCGGGTCGCTCGGTGCCCCGGTGGAGGACCTGGGGCGTGACCCGGGTGCGGCCTCCGCCCGCAAACTGCTGCGCAGCCTGTTCATGAAGGGGCTGGGCGCGGTCATCGTGGAGGCGGTGGACGCGGGCCGGGCGGCCGGAGACGAGCTGTGGGTGCGCGAGCAGATCGCCAAGGAACTCGTCGACGGCGAGGGCACTCTGGAGCGCCTGTACCAGGGCACGTTCAAGCACGGTGACCGTCGCGGGCGGGAGGTCGCCGCTGCGGCAGAGCTCGTGGCGGAACTCGGCCTCGACACCGGGCTGGCGCGGGAGATCAGCCAGCTCCACTTCCTGGCCGCGCGTTCCGAGGGGCTGCGCGACACCAGCAGGGTCACGCCTGAGCTTGTGGCCGCCTACCAGGGCCTGGCCACGGCGAACATTGGGGACGCGACCGAGCGGCTCGGGCTGCTCGACTCCGGGATCAGCGCACTGTGGCCGGGGGCGAGGGCGGTGGGCCGCGCATTGACGGTGTGGACGCGGGCCGGTGACAATCAGGCCCTTCATCAGGCTCTCAAGGTTGCCGAACCCGGTGACGTCATGGTCGTCAACGGTGAGGGTGATGTGTCCCGTGCGCTCGTCGGCGAACTGATCGCCGAGCGTGCCCGGGCCCGCGGAGTGGTGGGCATGGTGCTGGACGGTGCCGCCCGCGACGTCGAGGTCCTCGCCGAGATGGGCTTCCCGGTGTGGGCCCGCGCTGTCACCCCGGCCGGCCCCTACAAGTTCGGCCCCGGCCGGGTCGGGGTTCAAGTTGCGGTCGGCGGGGTCGTCTGCCGCCCCGGTGACCTGGTCGCCGCGGACGGTGACGGCGTCGCGATCGTCCCCGCCGACCGCGCGGCGGACGTCCTCGCCGCCGCCCGCGAGGTCGAGGCCGAAGAAGCAAGGCGGCGCGCCGACATCCGCGCCGCGGCCGCTGCCGTCATGCCAGGAGGTGCATCGTGACCGCTGTCTGGGCACTGGGCTGCTACATAGCGGCCATCATCGTGTGGAACGCCGTCCTCAAGCGCAACATCGGCGAGGCCCTGATCGTCGGCTTCCTGGTCACCGGCCTGTTCG encodes the following:
- a CDS encoding methyltransferase domain-containing protein → MFTTQDDWDRGYADGRRYRPLSDGERSLLATHAPPPAGGRALDVGCGTGELAAHLSTLGYAVDAVDWSKTALAEATARHGKAVRWLTCDVESLDWEPPHAHNYDLITLRFVYPFLSNRDQTVHALGRRLRPGGALVVITPLAADTPAERRGIALGEDELAELQHPWPNSERHDTEGLAFVVLRGPRRTVSTAPQATCSPAGPRRVPADTRNSDPAQTSAPRNHHFNLRRRYYDQVESGRKTIEVRVATAKRTGIRVADTIIFHDHDHDHDHDHDHDAGRELDVIVKRITPYASFDDLLAAEDLARVDPDASRAQQLVNLRRIYPPDKEALGALAFEFDHRPGRPGHPLPMTPSEYVQTVPHHTLYGCLYVRDEHDRPVQLRSVYGNRLWQFPGGVTDAHGEDPLETARRETVEETGLALGQGTPDLLLTHYQHPGPRLPLGRIGFIFDGGRLTAEQLSRIRLDPAEHDMWAIHDLDEWQRLMGEVFFARLDAIERARRGQGPNYYVSGP
- a CDS encoding DinB family protein; amino-acid sequence: MHRIDALLREYDRARAYTDDLWKDLTPDEVTWRPHENSSAIGWHLGHQAHVAHFLVRNLTAAEPSPDPELDGLMDSANPEKFRGALPTVERLNAFRDTVAERVHARMRDIASGNVSAPQQLTVVGAHLLTALINHEYQHDQWISEVRADNLGHPLPPDPKADHVRRVDGYLLIDGL
- a CDS encoding bifunctional class I SAM-dependent methyltransferase/NUDIX hydrolase; protein product: MSVEDLNAEAWTIYGQRQLNRAFMPPVPEKLNWTPWEGIGPGAELLGEIAGKRVLDIGSGAGHHAVHLARVHSARMTAIEQSPTQHERAVGTHAGVHGVEFVQGDVVDYLRTAEPFDAAYAIGTLAFADPHRALPALRQGLCPGAPLILSLLHTDLHDRGPSTTVAPREQMIPQRDHPPLATQMWVLAPQLWEDLLSEYGFRVEAIDLLHHPDDSASVVQQLIHARRLADRPARISSRPRSTRPPAPHAAVGVGAVLFSDQGVLLGRHRRGTLELPGGTVEPGESFQETAVRELREETGLTARPDDVTLLGTLADHVGDVLRVTIAALVHAWQGQPDTQPDESVGDWAWYPLDQLPDGLFVCSAQILTAWRPHLPIDHTPAHFTPFASGTAPSSTASNRGA
- a CDS encoding alpha/beta fold hydrolase, whose amino-acid sequence is MTTVNVNEIALGIESFGDDDAPLVLLAGGTTMLSWPDALCERLAAGGRRVVRYDLRDSGESTTTDPQAPAYTLRALAADAVALADALGGGPAHLAGIGVGGMVAQVAVLDHPGAFSALTLVGTRAVAPGPPDDDLPGHDQTTMSRLFARAMPDWTDREAVAEFAAVGAEIRGDDPIAARAIAARIWDRTPGTTPPVQMANQMGMVFSRLDCKPRWRERLPEIEVPTLVVHGRRDRFFPVGNAEAIAREIPGARLLVLKEAATAIPDAAVGEVTEAMLTLG
- a CDS encoding DUF1932 domain-containing protein; the encoded protein is MRVGILGLGEAGALYAAGFAEHGWEVAGFDPGDVPTPAGVIRAASAAEGVQDCDLVLSLTGARAALAVAQDAAEHLGAATVYADMNAGAPELKRQIAGVVARASSAVFADVSVIGSVPKYRHRTALVASGLGASVIADYFGSLGAPVEDLGRDPGAASARKLLRSLFMKGLGAVIVEAVDAGRAAGDELWVREQIAKELVDGEGTLERLYQGTFKHGDRRGREVAAAAELVAELGLDTGLAREISQLHFLAARSEGLRDTSRVTPELVAAYQGLATANIGDATERLGLLDSGISALWPGARAVGRALTVWTRAGDNQALHQALKVAEPGDVMVVNGEGDVSRALVGELIAERARARGVVGMVLDGAARDVEVLAEMGFPVWARAVTPAGPYKFGPGRVGVQVAVGGVVCRPGDLVAADGDGVAIVPADRAADVLAAAREVEAEEARRRADIRAAAAAVMPGGAS
- a CDS encoding MFS transporter, coding for MVATSLVCAAGTGSIPLAAAYDRLTLIQLWLVAFVVGSCHVLGMAASLSYIPHLLPPHRLLEANAKLASANTLSDIGGPALAGALIGVIGAARAVAADAVSYLVTAWCTLRIHSSEAGPRPRTTTPSLRGEIRAGLAYTWRHPVIGPLVTTNAITSTVLAGTSAIWVVYLVRELHWSSQVFALVMSIGASGGFLASLTTVRLTARYGAGSVMISALTLAPASQLPLLLAHPGPTGQLVFGCGLFAQL